CCCCTTGCTCGAGCAGGAGGTAATTAAAATAGCGTGTGCGTTGCTTCGTTTTTTTTGCCTTAAGCGGCAATATGCCAACCTGTTTGTTACGTGCAGCCTGGCATAGCTCAAGTAAACAACAGGTTCCACAATCGGGATTATTGGGTAGGCATTGCAGGGCGCCAAATTCCATAATGGCTTGGTTGTATTCAGCCGGATTTTTCTTAAGGATTAATGCTTGTGCAAGAGTTGCAAATTCCTTTTTCCCTTGAGGGGAATCAATAGGGCTTGCTATACCAAAAACTCTTGCTAATACGCGGTACACATTGCCATCCACCACCGCATGAGGGGCATTAAAAGCAAAGGAAGCAATCGCTGCAGCGGTATAATCGCCAATCCCTTTAAGGGCGCGAATGGCTTCATAATTTTGCGGAAATTTGCCCTTGTGCTTTTGTACTATTTCCTTTGCCGCGAAATGCAAATTGCGGGCGCGCGAATAATAGCCCAAACCTTGCCAAAGCTTCAGCACGCTATCCTCATCGGCCGCAGCCAAGTCCATTACATCCGGAAAACGAGTAACAAAGCTATGGTAATAAGGCATACCCTGCGCCACACGTGTTTGCTGTAATATTATTTCAGAAAGCCATATATGGTAAGCATTCCGGGTATTGCGCCAAGGCAAATCGCGTTTATTTTGGCGGTACCATTGAATTAATTGAGCGGCA
The sequence above is a segment of the Bacteroidota bacterium genome. Coding sequences within it:
- the mutY gene encoding A/G-specific adenine glycosylase, yielding MDFAAQLIQWYRQNKRDLPWRNTRNAYHIWLSEIILQQTRVAQGMPYYHSFVTRFPDVMDLAAADEDSVLKLWQGLGYYSRARNLHFAAKEIVQKHKGKFPQNYEAIRALKGIGDYTAAAIASFAFNAPHAVVDGNVYRVLARVFGIASPIDSPQGKKEFATLAQALILKKNPAEYNQAIMEFGALQCLPNNPDCGTCCLLELCQAARNKQVGILPLKAKKTKQRTRYFNYLLLEQGAYTYIKQRGAGDIWQGLFEFPLLETTSDISEKELLQSPEWKAFFGNTPIQIVSISPYCKHLLSHQILQARFFTIRIGKGIPVGIHNSFLKIKKQQLNSYALPRLIDRVVNDLS